In Phaseolus vulgaris cultivar G19833 chromosome 7, P. vulgaris v2.0, whole genome shotgun sequence, the genomic stretch TAGGAAAACTGTTTAGAAAATTCGagttcaaaatataaaattttgtctCGCAAGTTACCTTATTGTGTATGAATTTAGATATAGAATGATAAATATGAAAACTATATTaatgaattatattttgaaaatacaaaatatgtTTCATAAATTCAAAGAGGGAGTGGTTGATAATGTGAAAATATTTGATGTGGTTCAGTTAAAGGTATGGTCTTGGCTAATTTATAAGTTGAAATATGCTATTTTCTCTTATTCTGATCGGTGTCTTGACTTTTTGGTTTGCACGAGGATGGTCTGATCTTCATGAGTTCTTTTGTTGGTAGGTCTGAGGTTTGGTAGGAGATCTATGTGTTGTTTGTTAGGAGATACATGTCTTTTTTTAGAGGTCAATGTTTTCTTTCTATATAAGAATTGAATTACCTTAAAGTGAtacacatttattttatttattttttattgttgataaaaaaaaattaattaaattttaaaatcataatattttgaatatcaTAATCTTATGTATGCCTAttaaaacagaataataaagAGGAATATATGCAAAGTTTCATCACATCACATGCACACCAGTTTTTAATACATTAATAAAGAGGAGACATAATTATAATGGTTTTTATGAGAGAGGTTACTTCTTTTCATATATGAGACTATTAATGTGAATCTATCATtccattaaaataaattgttgatttaaaTTAAGATGAAATGTTAAAATTGAAAGTAATTCATCTTACTTACTTTTGTAACAAGTGGATCCCCACTcattactaaaataaattacatttattttcttatctttttttgttaccacattttgaaaaaaaataaaaacttacttAAGCTAAATTTTTGGATTAGCACAATTAAAACATTAACATCAATTactgaataaaaaataatttttttcttaattaaactGATGTATTTGTTCGAAAACTtacttacaaaatatattaaatataatcacTACTCATATGATTAAGAAGTGCAACTTTGTGATAAAGATTGAGTTAATTTAGAGTTAGATGGATTATGtacttgtgtttttttttttttaaatagagtaAGTCAAttactttaatttaatatattatttattatttaaatcttcattttcatttttaaaataatatttcatgtctttcacaaattttataatattttatattttagtatctaaaaattaaaaaaaaatactaaatgaTCTAATAAACCTTAACATAGTAAATGATCTAATAAAAACCAAAACTTAGGATTAGCAAGTAAAACATCATAGTATGTAGTGGTGTGTGCTGTTGTTGAGTGTGTTGGTGAAATTATGGAAGAAGGAGTGAAGAGATGGGTGGTGAACTTATCAAAGTGGGAGCCACACCCCTCTCACTTCTCCTTCGCTCTCTCCCTCCTTCCCTCCCACGAACACTCCTCCGTTACCAGGTTCTCTAATTCACTCTAATTTCTTCCACTCTGTTTCAAATTTCAACATTTTGTTAATTAAATGGTCATAACCACTTTTTGTTGTATGGGCAATCTAGAGATTAAGGCTTGTTTCTGCTCTAAAGACTAAGTTTGGGAATTGAGATTTAGAGAtgcaaattgaaaaataaaatatttgtgtttCCCTTTAATCTCATTTTCAAATATATCCAGAAGGGTCTCCTAAATTGAaggaaaattttgtttttttcgcCTTTTACTGTAAACAATGATGAAGTTTTGGCACTCACTTTAAGTGAAATCAAGTGATTTTGACTTTTTACGTAGCTTTTTGTGTAGTTCAGAAACTTGTACAAATGGGTTTGAATGGATTCATTGAGTGATGTAGTTGTTGTGTATTGGTAGGTTTGTGAAATTGGAAGACAGAAAACGTGCACTTGTCAGCCGCATGCTTCAGTATGTTCTTGTCCATGATGTGTTACAAATCCCATTTCCTGACATTGTCATAAAACGAACTTTGGAAGGCAAACCCTATTTGGTATGAGCATTTCCTAGAACAATCAAAGATGAGTAGTGATATGTTATGGACCTAGCCAATGTAGATGAATGATGCAGATCACTTTAAGGGTAGAATTACAGTTAGAGATTGTTACGGTTTATTGTAGGAATATAATAGAATCCCAAAATTGCAGGAACTTGTTATGCATAGAGAGTGGTTTAGTTGCAAGCAATGTTTGTTAtatgtatacatatatatgtttGGACTATTTTTTCATGAGATTTCTTTTGgagaaagaaatacaaagaaaaactGAGAAGGGTTTCtccataaactaaaattagCTTGTGTACAAgttaaaaatagaaatttagataGAAACTTTGCTTATGCATATAACTAAGATTTTGTTAAGAGATGGAAAACCCACGCCATTGATTTGTATAAAGGAATTACTTTTCAATTGTTGATGGGAGATATGTTTGGTGGATATATGAAGAAAAAAGATGAATAGTAGTTAAACTAAGGAAATTTGTGATATTTTTGTGTTGAATAACAAACTCAATTTTGTTCCCTAAATCATGTATTCATGTTATCTTGTTATTGTGATAgcttatttatttgtttatatccTCTCTCCTTTCAGGATTATGATGGGCTTAGATTCccaaattttaatttcaatgtaTCCCATCATGGTGACTATGTGGCCATAGCATCTGAACCTGTATGTCTTGTGGGGATAGACATTGTCTCCTATGATGTCCCACAGGGAGAAACAATTACAGAATTCATTCAGCCCTTCTCTTCATACTTTTCATGTTTGGAATGGGATAACATAGTCATGGCTGGCACTTCTGATGATGTATTAGTTGAATTTTACAGGTATGGTATGTTATAGTTTACCTGTCCATTTTTGTCAACTTTCCAGGAGTAGTTCAATTGgaaatatttattgtaatttgGATTTATTGTTGTTCTGGTACAtcacttaaaagttttaagtcaaAAGTAGTTTATAAAACACCTTGCTCTCTCACTGAAGCATCTTTTTTAGGACAAAACCATCAAATGTCAAAGCAAACAATACTCCAGATACAGTGCCTGGGTTACTCTTGCTCCTTGGTTTTTTTGTTCTACTACATTCAAAAGTCTCACATTATTTAGAAATCAAGATCAAGAGTAACCTATAAACACCCTCCCCTAGCCTACAGAGACGTCTTTCCACAACAGAATCTTAAACTCTCCTTAATGTTATATGTTCCAGCATTCAAAGAGTGGGCAGCTTTGTTTCGCTGTTGAAATTTCCTTGCTTCAAGCTGTTTTTTGTATTGACTGTAATAAAATGTATCTAATCCTCTCTGTAGTGGTAATTTTCCGTTTATCCCTTCTAATAAAACTTCCTTTTCTATcagataaataaaattaattcatcTGTCAAAATTTTCCTTATTCAACTTCCCTGAAAGTTAACACGCTTGTGGAAAGCCAAAAAAAGCCTTGTATTATCATTTCTTAGGAAAAAAACCAATGTTGGGTTGTAAGCATTGGGAAATCTCCATCAACAGGCCAACAAGAGAAACCATACAACATGGGTGGACTAGACACGCATGAAACCAATACCTAAGGAATTTTATGTGTAGAAGTCCTTGTTAGTTAAATAATTCTAAACTTACCTTTTCTAATCCAATGTAGGATTTTCACTTACACTTAATACTCCAACAACCAAATagaaatatatgaataataaattGCATGCTAGAAACTTTTAAGAATATCACTGCACTCCTTAAGGCATCTCAACAAATTACATCAGTTAGCCTACTGTGCTTGCCTAGCATCATTGCAGATAGCTTTCAATGCAAAACGTCCAACAACTTTAACCTGTGACTTTATGCTCCTGTACAATTTATTATCAGTATAACACAATTTGGCAAAGAAAGGATCTGAAGATTATGTTTCTATATAGCACAGCATAATATGGTCTCTGaaattgtttaatttatatattaatgcGATAGTATCAGATCCGATCATGTGATTTTATCTGTCAAACTAGTGGAATTCTTTGTGATGTAACATGGTTCTTTGAACTGAAGACAGGCTATATTGAAAGTCAAATGTGTATTTACTTTGCAGGTATTGGAGCCTAAAAGAAGCATATGTTAAAGCTATAGGGAGTGGACTGACTGAAGGGTTGAATAAAGTGGAGTTTTCTCACACGAGATGGACTAATATATCAGCAAAAGTGAATGGGAAGGTTATGACACAGTGGAGATTTTGGCTGTTTGAACTGGAGGATAGACATTGTGTAAGTTCCTCTGCAACTTCAAACACACTTTGACTATAATGACTAAAAATCCTCGATTGTACCCTTTATTGCACCAAAAAACTTAAGAATACCAGATTTGAACTATATGATGCTAAAGGAATGAAGGTGTTGAGGGATATTGACCAAATAATAAATGTATTATTCTTAAAATCTGGTATTTTCTTACATTTTACTAGTATTGAaatttcatctcatttcatttCCCTTGAGTGAACTTAAGAGGACCTAATATAGTATGTCTAAAGGATGGATCATTTAGTTTTAGagtaatattttagatttatacTCTAAAGATACCCATTTTactgaaatttaattatttaattgctGAACAATACAAAATTTAGTACAAAAAAGGTCACTATTATTTTCAACATATATGATATATGTAATTGATATCTAAGTGGTTTTATAACTTGTGGATCTTTCTCTCACCATTATGAATTCATGCATCTACTTTTTAACTTAGTTTTCTTGTTCTACAGGTTTCAATTGCCAGAGTTCACCCAGTATCAGCTGCTACGAGTTACAAAAGAACATTGAAGAAAGTAGAGTTTACTGAAGAGGAATATACTCTAGGTCTTCATCTTCCAAATGTAGACTTTGTTCAACTAGGAATAGAACAACTTATTTCAATTATACAGAAAGCTTCTGATTAGAGGTAATGGAAATCTATGTAAAAAGATTTGTacaaaaatattgttattttaaagACTGTATTCAGTACATCGATATAAAAACATACCCCAATTTTCTCAATCCAATTAAGCTTTTCTCTATTGTATATAAACTTCTTAAAAGAGTCAACAACATTTTATATTGGTCAACTCCTTTATGATAtggtttaattaaattttaattactttataaatctatctatatttttaattggatttttattaaaaattaaattatttattcaatatttatagtatttttaatttcatttaagtATCTCATCCTTTGATTCTTGTTGCTAATGAGATAATGTGATTATTATTTCTGATTTCTCATCTCTAATTCATTGTTAAGATTCATTGATTAACTGGTTCTTTTTCTCTCCAATCTTTTTTAGCTCATCGGTCAATCCGTTCCTTCTCTTTCTTCAAGAATTGACTTGCAAATTGTAGGAGATTGGAAAAAGAAGATATAAAGCAAGCTTCCCAAAATTGCATGACACCAAGGCAAGAGAAGTTTGATCCTCAAGTGAAATTAAAGATCTGTTTCCTTAATATATGGAAGAGTGATAactgaaaatataaatatacataaatgAAAGGAATGGTATAGTAGTACATTATTACATGTAACTctgaaattaaaactaaaatgatTCTTTCATATAACACTTGTCTTGTATGGTGGCACCCCTATCATTGCCTCCATAGGAGCCAGTTGAAGTCGTAGAAACTTATAAACTGATTCAGTTGTCTCAGCAGCCACTCGAACAACAAGACCAATTTTCTGCACATCAATGAAGTTTCAGACAGCAGCATTTTATTATGTGAAACTCATGAAATTTATCCAATAATATAAGTGTTTGAAACTTGACTTCTCTATGTTGAGACAAGAGAAGTCAATCCTACAGCTTGATGAATCACAAAGTTACTAAATGATTAAGGATGTCAAGTGCTAATGTGTTTACTGTAAGTGTGCAATAATCAAAAAGTGATAATCTACCAAACTACAAGATACATGGTTTCAGGAGAATTGTCCTAAGGCTCAAATATAATTTGAAGACAATTCGTCCAAAGACAATCTGACAAGTCTACAAAGGCTAATTCATCATCGAATCTTGACTCTCCTCTATGATCAAACAAAATGAGACAAGGACACTTTGAATAGCAATCTTGACCAGAGCACAAGTCTACAAGGTATATGAGGCCAGCATATACAAGCTACCAAGGGAAATGAAGGTCATTACAGGCTTTTACACCAATGAAACCGTACTGTAACAAAAGATTTACAATCTCTATTGCTCACAGTCCTGTTTTACTTGACAAAGCCAAGCATGTGGAAGTTGACATGACAAACACTTTGTTAAACAGGAGATAGAGAATGAGCAGATTTTTTGTGTTTCTTATCTTCCAACAGTTCAGTATACAGATATGCTGACCAAAGGATCGCCTAAGAAGAGCTTGTCAGTATTGTTGACTGTCCAAGGAAGATATATTGAAACCACCTTCAGGGGGAGTGATGAAAGTGTGAATCTGACTAGTTTATGCATATCTCCTTCAATTTATTGTAACTATTCTATAACGAGGGTAAATAGACAGCTCCTTTGTACGGTAATATGGAATAATTTGTTAACAATTTCCTAACTTGATTTGTTTttacaattttcttttatttttcatttatgttTTCCATAAGAATATAAGTTTGTCCTTTGCACATTTTTGTAATCATatcaataaaatcaaataccttttCAAGTCTTTCAATTTATGTGCTTTTGAATTTTCCTTTCTTTCCTTATCCTTGCACAGCTACACTTGCTCACCAGGTTAACATTTTACAATTTTCGGTAAACAATAACTGTTTGTATTTTGTTTCAACTTTTAACATGTCTTTTGTTCCCTGCATTAGTTAATACTCCTTTTGTCACAACAGATTATATATCTcattatgattattatcaaCATGCATTACAAGTTAATACATATACAGCGATGATAGCTGTAAGAAAACTTCACACAGAGACACATTGAGACAGGAGCTTCCCCTAGCATCCTACCAAAGCATCTTAGTCCTTTCACCATGTACGTCGACACAATCTtaccaagaacttcccagcagAGTCAAAGTGGAGAAAACCCTTTTACCACAACTGGAACAGAAGTTccctaaaaaatatattcaagaCTAGCAATATGCACTGTACTTGAAACAAATGAACACACTGGAAAAGAGGAATCAAAATCAcacaaaaaatcattttttcatGCTTCACTACTATAGGCACTCCCTTAAAAATGCCCCTAATTAGATCTGGTACTAGTGTTATTCATTCATACAATCATAACTAACACAGAAAAAATCTTATTTCATTCTACTTTCCAGTAATGTTATCTCTAATGAGATATAGAAATGACCAACATATCCAGGATCTATGACCAGAAAATGATTTGAGTTCAAGAAGAACTGGGATTGTATGCCACATCAAACAAACTCAATTCAAAGCACTCTATAAACATCGACATCACACTAGCATTTAGACATTATATTCTGGTTAGttgaatttgaaataatttaagtCATACCTTGGGACCAAAGGCACTGCAGGAAGCTATGAAGCTTGGTTTCGTAATGAAATGATCAGTCTTGGTTCTTTGGTGATGGTGACTCAAAGCAGCAGAAGGATGCAGTAATTGCTTAGACATTATATTTTTCACTTGTTCTTGCACGAGATTCTGAATATACTGCATTTTTGGCCTAAAAAATCACATAGTACATGAATAATGAATTCATAATACAATAGGTATTAATCCAAAAGTAAGACGAAATAAGCCACTCACCCCAAGAGTACAATCATTGCAATTACTTGGTAATTGTGCATGTGCTCTTGTATGTgtccatttttttctttctctaataACGTCTATTTGTAACAAGAAGCAATTTGAGAATAATATGGGAGGAAAGGACATTAATCTCAAAATAGAAGATAGTCCAAATTGCCTTTCCAAAGATATCACTTTAAAATTTTGATGCTCAAATTTTGCACCAAACAAGATATATTTTGCACCAAACAAGATATATTGCCATTTTAGAAAGCTAGCAAGCACAACATCCTGTACAGAGGACAGAAAAATGCAAAAGCAATATATTCTGCTAAGATTTGGATCTTCTCAATTATATATGATGTTTCAAATAAGATGAGAAGAACCAATTATAGCCATTAgagaagattaaaaataataaaaggcTGAAATCAAAACCCAATTATAGTATATAACGTGTTTTTCTTCATTCCATCTTTCTCTCCTTTATCACCATTATATGCATTCTCGTACTTGGTTTTACAATGCAAAATCAGTGATTCAATTCTCATTCTTCTCATTCAATTTTGAATATCATAGCCTGGCACATTGCAATTTTGTTAGGACAAACTTCTAAAAACAAGTGAAATAGATAAAAAGAAGGAATAAAAGTTGAATCAAAACTGAATCACTAATTTTaggcaaaaataaataaattgggaTGAAAAGGAGATAAAAGAAACAAGGGAACCCAACAAAATTGTATATGTCCAAAACTGAATACGAGAATGAATCTTAATTTAAGAGTTATAATTGTTTGTTCTCTTCTCATTTCTCATTTTAAGACTTGTTCTCATTTAAAATGTCACTcacccatatatatatatatatatatatatatatatatatatgggaaGAGATCAACACATCCCATAACTTTTACTAAATATTACATTCTTCAGTATCTCTctataaatcatttttttaactcAAAGAGTACCTTTCACATAAATCATATacacaaaattttatattaattaaaattatttgactCGTTTATATAGATCAAAACCAACATAATATatacttttcaaaatatattaaaatataaataatttgatcACCTTGTTATTTTCGttcaattttaacaaaaattatgATTGATAGAACTAGGATCAGATATGAATCTAGAATAGTAACCAAAGAAACAGGAATGTCTTGATTGCTCTTAAGAACTCTCCAAAGAGAAACACTTCTTAATTGAATTAGTCCAACCCTCCCacacaaacaattttttttctaccaACTTCTAACAAACTAATTGACAACTGACGCAATTAACTATTACACATTAAAAAATTTCTTATTCTTTCTCTTATACACATTATAATTTGTCTTGTTCTATCCATACCACCTTCAAGTAAGACCTTGTCCTTAAGGTGGAATTGAGAGAACACTTGTTGAATCTGTTTCCACAATAAACCACTTGGAAAAATCTAGAAAAACCACTACAGGTAGTGAGGTCATGCCAGATTTTAACTTCTCAAATGCCACTTGAACAACTATATTCCATTCAAAAGCATCTTCCTTTTAATAAGGTAGTCAATAATTGTCCTCAAGGTGAAAATACTGAAGAAAATGTTCaagaacaaattattatttgaaagtAATAATTCTACCAAGGGAGAGAAGCCCCTTTTGCAACTGAATGATCATATATTTACAAATTCATCTATGTTTCCCTATCCCTTAACCCTCTACCATCTATATGTCACCACACAAGCATTTTTGTCTAACAAACAAACTATACATATTATAAGCATAACAAGGGCAGCAGTAAAACAATTACCGTATCCAGAAATAATGGTTGACCATCTTCTAAGAAAATGTTATTGGTGCTTTTATATAGATCAAAATCCCATTTCTCTCCACTTTCATGGCGCCCACTTGTAATCCAATCAACCATGACCAAATTTGAGTCTGAAGACACATTGAAGACTTGTTTCTGATAGTATCTTGCAGTTGAAAAACATGTCACTGGATCTGGAATGATGGCTAAAAGTGCATTGCTTCCAACTCTAGCCTACTACACAACGATTTCAAATGTTAACCACGAAAAATTAAGTTTGTTAAGGCATTTCTGTTGAAAAGTAGAAGCGTGTTATGCAGTAAAAATGTCCATTTATTAGACTTCTgctataagtataataatactCTTGTCATGGCCATAAATCTTGTCATTGACATTGGAATTGTATAGTGAAAAAAATCAATCCGAAGCCTTTATCTCCATCAGTAATATGACTCCTCTAACTCAATAATGATGAGCATAAATGCAAAACCAGCAAAAGAAATACTCTGTTTTTACCTCTAATATTTGCTGAGAACACTTAGATCCCACGGATTTGTAGACCTAAATAAGGAGAAcaaaattatcaataatataaacataaGCCAAGTCAAAGGACCAGAATTCACTCGAACAAAAAGCAACAAATTTAAGAGATAATATATATCATGATTGTTATAAGTAGTAAGGAGCTAATCTTCTATAATCaggaacatttttatttatttctgtatCATATCTTTGTATTAGAGGATATCAAATCTACCCTATTTACTGTAGTGATTCTTTTTTCTCAATGTAAATAAAGGATTTGTATTGTCTCAAAAACATCCATATGCTCCATTTATTGTAGTGACCCCCTtttctcaatataaataaagaCTCGTGTTATCTAAAAACACAGTTTTAGCTCAATGTTTCTCTCTTTCCTAGGGTTCAACAATGATCATAAGCACCCCACCCAAAAGCCAGCTCAAATAGAGGGAAAAACAAACTTGAAGGatgaaaaccaaaaaaaaaatcaataagaGAAAACAAGAAATTGGTCAACCTTGGTGGAACCTTGGGTTGTTAACACCATGGTACAAGAATCTCCCACACAAAACTTGCATGAAATGTGATCACCCTACACATCACAAGGTAAGCACAAATCCACCAACATAtgcaaataaaaacataataccAAGACAATGAAAAGAGgctatgaaaaaaaatacaaaacttaCAGATACAATTCCTCCCCCATAATTGAGAGCATAAACCCATACGGCATCAGTTTTGGAAGAACCCACCTAAgcaaacagtgaaagaaacaaTTTTAGCATTCCAAGCTAAGATTTTTAAAGgggaaaatgtatttttttagttcTTTCATACTGTTCAATTTAGTTtccaaactttaaaaaaaaaatgtagatttattttttaactttaaaaaaaaaaacattaacgATTTTAAACTTAGgggtataaattatataaacatGACAAACATAAAGATGTCATACCACAAACATGAAAATCTGTGTAGCTTAATCAAAACATGACTGAGAGTCTAAGAAGAATTTAATTTAGATTTAGTATTGAAGTATGCCAGTATTACAATGtcaaactaataaaaaattattatacaaagtaattattacaaacaaaattcaacaattttcagttatacaataatataaaagagTTACTTATAATGCTCCAGTAAAAAAAGCTTACACTGGCAAATAATAATCAGATATCATCCTTGAATCAAAAGCTTTAGATAAGAACTTAATGATCATATTCTGCAAAAGATATTTGCATAATGAACcaactaaaattgaaataattttcaaaacaacTAATATAAAA encodes the following:
- the LOC137830463 gene encoding urease accessory protein D isoform X1 encodes the protein MVKIMGFSALKISKLRVEYIPTLFLAPSTKSTKALPSVEGRCRTMRSDEGSREGEMGSVVVEKVGGRSSATSCFSRYPLKFFIPKKVGSSKTDAVWVYALNYGGGIVSGDHISCKFCVGDSCTMVLTTQGSTKVYKSVGSKCSQQILEARVGSNALLAIIPDPVTCFSTARYYQKQVFNVSSDSNLVMVDWITSGRHESGEKWDFDLYKSTNNIFLEDGQPLFLDTTLLEKEKNGHIQEHMHNYQVIAMIVLLGPKMQYIQNLVQEQVKNIMSKQLLHPSAALSHHHQRTKTDHFITKPSFIASCSAFGPKKIGLVVRVAAETTESVYKFLRLQLAPMEAMIGVPPYKTSVI
- the LOC137830464 gene encoding phosphopantetheinyl transferase-like isoform X3, which translates into the protein MGGELIKVGATPLSLLLRSLPPSLPRTLLRYQDYDGLRFPNFNFNVSHHGDYVAIASEPVCLVGIDIVSYDVPQGETITEFIQPFSSYFSCLEWDNIVMAGTSDDVLVEFYRYWSLKEAYVKAIGSGLTEGLNKVEFSHTRWTNISAKVNGKVMTQWRFWLFELEDRHCVSIARVHPVSAATSYKRTLKKVEFTEEEYTLGLHLPNVDFVQLGIEQLISIIQKASD
- the LOC137830464 gene encoding phosphopantetheinyl transferase-like isoform X2; amino-acid sequence: MGGELIKVGATPLSLLLRSLPPSLPRTLLRYQVCEIGRQKTCTCQPHASDYDGLRFPNFNFNVSHHGDYVAIASEPVCLVGIDIVSYDVPQGETITEFIQPFSSYFSCLEWDNIVMAGTSDDVLVEFYRYWSLKEAYVKAIGSGLTEGLNKVEFSHTRWTNISAKVNGKVMTQWRFWLFELEDRHCVSIARVHPVSAATSYKRTLKKVEFTEEEYTLGLHLPNVDFVQLGIEQLISIIQKASD
- the LOC137830463 gene encoding urease accessory protein D isoform X2, with product MRSDEGSREGEMGSVVVEKVGGRSSATSCFSRYPLKFFIPKKVGSSKTDAVWVYALNYGGGIVSGDHISCKFCVGDSCTMVLTTQGSTKVYKSVGSKCSQQILEARVGSNALLAIIPDPVTCFSTARYYQKQVFNVSSDSNLVMVDWITSGRHESGEKWDFDLYKSTNNIFLEDGQPLFLDTTLLEKEKNGHIQEHMHNYQVIAMIVLLGPKMQYIQNLVQEQVKNIMSKQLLHPSAALSHHHQRTKTDHFITKPSFIASCSAFGPKKIGLVVRVAAETTESVYKFLRLQLAPMEAMIGVPPYKTSVI
- the LOC137830464 gene encoding phosphopantetheinyl transferase-like isoform X1 is translated as MEEGVKRWVVNLSKWEPHPSHFSFALSLLPSHEHSSVTRFVKLEDRKRALVSRMLQYVLVHDVLQIPFPDIVIKRTLEGKPYLDYDGLRFPNFNFNVSHHGDYVAIASEPVCLVGIDIVSYDVPQGETITEFIQPFSSYFSCLEWDNIVMAGTSDDVLVEFYRYWSLKEAYVKAIGSGLTEGLNKVEFSHTRWTNISAKVNGKVMTQWRFWLFELEDRHCVSIARVHPVSAATSYKRTLKKVEFTEEEYTLGLHLPNVDFVQLGIEQLISIIQKASD